In Polyodon spathula isolate WHYD16114869_AA chromosome 27, ASM1765450v1, whole genome shotgun sequence, one DNA window encodes the following:
- the LOC121301643 gene encoding cortexin-1-like, with protein MHSQSIHAYKKSVHTVHTPSQGLAYSCKTGPYTQRGNLYTHSRARDFCKFCRLVPWTMSDAPTLDYELLSPGPSDGAPTAGPSLSGGAEQKTAFAFVGLLLVFLVVLVVRCFRVLLDPYSRMPSSSWGERKDGLERGQFDYALV; from the coding sequence atgcatagtCAATCGATACACGCATACAAAAAATCAGTGCATACAGTCCACACACCCAGCCAAGGACTAGCTTACAGCTGCAAGACCGGTCCGTACACACAAAGAGGCAACCTGTATACGCACAGCAGAGCTCGCGACTTCTGTAAGTTCTGCCGTCTGGTCCCCTGGACGATGAGCGATGCCCCCACCCTGGACTACGAGCTCCTGTCCCCAGGGCCCTCGGATGGGGCCCCCACAGCCGGGCCCAGCCTCTCAGGGGGAGCCGAGCAGAAGACCGCCTTTGCCTTCGTAGGCCTCCTGCTAGTCTTCCTGGTGGTTCTGGTGGTACGCTGCTTTCGCGTGCTGCTGGACCCCTACAGCCGCATGCCCTCGTCCTCCTGGGGCGAACGCAAGGATGGGCTGGAGAGGGGTCAATTTGACTACGCGCTCGtgtag